Proteins from a genomic interval of Niabella soli DSM 19437:
- a CDS encoding glycoside hydrolase family 88/105 protein codes for MMKNGLKRLLTLLMITALLADAGAQNAAQPLKRKSVLSIMHRVADWQLNTWKTRGFRYQKSDWTNGACYTGLYSVGTLKGGKKYLNFLAQIGNDLNWNTGRRRFFADDYCVGQTYAQLSMKYKDPKMIAPFIKLADSIVAQPHDEPLDWKNSIQLREWAWCDALFMGPPSLAYLSTAAHNPQYLATASKLWWKTTDFLYDSSTHLFFRDASYFKKKEKNGEKVFWSRGNGWVVAGLVRVLENMPADYPDRPRFERLYKDMMTKIISLQQPDGSWHASLLDPASYPIKEMSGTGFFCYALIWGLNHNLLGGEYWPAAQKAWKVMTESVNADGMLGYVQPVGAAPQQVDASSTDVYGVGAFLLAGTELIHYLERKK; via the coding sequence ATGATGAAGAACGGATTAAAACGATTACTTACACTATTGATGATCACAGCCCTACTGGCAGATGCAGGGGCACAAAACGCTGCACAGCCGTTGAAACGGAAAAGCGTTTTATCTATTATGCACCGCGTGGCAGATTGGCAACTGAACACCTGGAAAACAAGGGGTTTCCGGTATCAGAAATCAGACTGGACAAACGGAGCCTGTTATACAGGGCTTTACAGTGTTGGGACCTTGAAGGGCGGCAAAAAATATCTCAACTTCCTGGCTCAGATAGGCAATGACCTGAACTGGAATACCGGTCGCCGCCGTTTTTTTGCAGATGATTATTGCGTTGGTCAAACCTATGCCCAGCTTTCTATGAAGTATAAAGATCCCAAAATGATTGCGCCCTTTATTAAACTGGCAGACAGTATCGTAGCCCAACCGCATGATGAACCGCTGGACTGGAAAAACAGTATCCAGTTGCGGGAATGGGCCTGGTGCGATGCGCTGTTTATGGGACCTCCCTCTCTGGCCTATTTATCAACCGCAGCCCATAATCCTCAATACCTGGCAACGGCTTCCAAACTTTGGTGGAAAACAACGGATTTTCTTTACGACAGCTCAACGCATTTGTTTTTCCGCGATGCCAGTTATTTTAAAAAGAAAGAAAAAAATGGAGAAAAAGTATTCTGGTCGCGGGGCAATGGCTGGGTAGTTGCCGGGTTGGTTCGTGTGCTGGAAAATATGCCTGCGGATTATCCGGACCGTCCCCGGTTTGAACGACTATACAAGGACATGATGACGAAGATCATTTCGCTACAGCAGCCCGACGGAAGCTGGCACGCTTCTTTACTGGACCCCGCTAGTTACCCGATAAAAGAGATGAGCGGCACCGGCTTTTTTTGCTATGCGCTGATCTGGGGATTAAATCATAATTTACTGGGAGGCGAATATTGGCCGGCTGCGCAAAAGGCCTGGAAGGTAATGACCGAATCGGTTAATGCTGATGGAATGCTGGGTTATGTACAGCCTGTAGGGGCCGCCCCGCAACAGGTGGATGCATCCAGTACAGATGTGTATGGCGTGGGGGCCTTTTTGCTTGCGGGAACAGAATTGATACATTATCTGGAAAGGAAAAAATAG
- a CDS encoding 3'-5' exonuclease yields MLTQYAINSLLFLDIETVPQYPAFSDVPEAWKHLWERKAGALIRNRDEETPEGVYERAGIYAEFGKIICISCGVVQGATNNRKMVLKSFYGDDEKQLLTGFSEMLQKFTANEQRYLCAHNGKEFDFPYLCRRMLINGLPLPVILNTAGKKPWEVNHLDTMELWKFGDFKSYTSLNLLAHALDVPTPKDDIDGSMVASVYYNEKNIERIVTYCQKDVVTVAQIFLRMSGEVLIEEKNIEYK; encoded by the coding sequence ATGCTAACACAATATGCAATAAACAGCCTGCTTTTTTTAGATATTGAGACGGTGCCGCAATACCCCGCGTTCAGCGATGTGCCGGAGGCCTGGAAACATTTGTGGGAACGAAAGGCCGGCGCGTTGATCCGGAACCGCGATGAAGAAACGCCGGAGGGAGTATATGAACGGGCCGGCATCTACGCAGAATTTGGAAAGATCATCTGCATCAGTTGCGGGGTGGTACAGGGGGCAACCAATAACCGGAAAATGGTTTTGAAATCTTTTTATGGAGATGATGAAAAGCAACTCCTGACCGGCTTTTCGGAGATGTTGCAGAAATTCACTGCCAATGAGCAACGCTATCTTTGCGCGCATAACGGGAAGGAATTTGATTTTCCTTATTTATGCCGGCGGATGCTCATCAATGGGCTTCCCCTGCCGGTTATCCTCAATACTGCGGGGAAAAAACCCTGGGAAGTAAACCACCTGGACACTATGGAGCTTTGGAAGTTTGGCGATTTTAAAAGTTATACTTCTTTAAACTTGTTAGCTCATGCATTGGATGTGCCTACGCCTAAGGATGATATTGATGGAAGCATGGTAGCGAGCGTTTATTACAATGAAAAAAACATCGAACGTATTGTTACCTATTGTCAGAAAGATGTGGTAACCGTGGCCCAGATCTTCCTGCGGATGAGCGGGGAGGTATTGATTGAAGAAAAGAATATTGAGTACAAATAA
- a CDS encoding MFS transporter — translation MKRAEYIALSACTMMLTALGIDIMLPALGELRQYWGLSPGSTATSNIIVFFFMGQVVQLIFGILSDRFGRLPVLRAGFPLYIIGGIVATYAHSLEGMCAARFVAGMGASAVFTTTIAGVRDRFKGDQMARTMSFIFAIFLFTPIFAPFLGMALLAVASWRTVFLTPPLFAGIVFLWSLRLKESLPENERSVLNWASIGGTLKKIISNKTFLRYTTISTLLFAALSSYVSSSEHMVGVIYGRPRLFPWIFAAIGLTMALCSLFNSRLSVRYGAKGAILLLLRVYALLAGILLVVTIIEEGRPDMLSFFVVLGLLMAINLAIEPNSSALALEPMGQMAGMAASVSGTIFFFVGASLGAFINQLMKHSVAPLVISFFVFGSIGLLLAGTDKRREKYS, via the coding sequence ATGAAACGTGCAGAATATATTGCCTTATCTGCCTGTACCATGATGCTGACCGCGCTGGGTATCGACATCATGTTACCGGCATTGGGTGAACTGAGGCAATACTGGGGCCTTAGCCCCGGCTCAACGGCAACCTCCAATATTATTGTTTTCTTTTTTATGGGTCAGGTGGTCCAGCTAATTTTCGGAATACTTTCAGACCGCTTCGGGCGCCTGCCTGTTTTAAGAGCGGGGTTTCCCTTATACATCATCGGGGGCATTGTTGCAACCTATGCCCATAGCCTGGAAGGGATGTGCGCCGCGCGCTTTGTAGCGGGCATGGGTGCCTCAGCGGTATTTACTACCACCATCGCGGGGGTCCGCGATCGTTTTAAGGGCGATCAGATGGCCCGGACGATGTCATTCATTTTTGCCATTTTTCTTTTCACCCCGATTTTCGCACCATTCCTTGGAATGGCTCTGCTTGCTGTAGCATCCTGGCGGACTGTCTTCCTTACGCCTCCCCTGTTTGCAGGAATCGTATTCCTGTGGTCGTTGCGGTTGAAGGAATCACTTCCGGAAAACGAACGCAGTGTGCTGAACTGGGCATCCATTGGCGGCACGCTTAAAAAAATAATAAGTAACAAAACCTTTCTCCGGTATACCACTATTTCTACCTTACTTTTTGCTGCACTAAGTTCTTATGTTTCCAGCTCCGAGCATATGGTGGGTGTAATTTATGGGCGACCGCGGCTCTTTCCGTGGATCTTTGCGGCCATTGGTTTAACAATGGCGCTATGTTCTTTATTTAATTCACGTCTTTCTGTCCGGTATGGGGCAAAAGGTGCGATATTATTATTGTTGCGGGTATATGCCCTTCTGGCCGGCATCCTATTGGTGGTAACTATTATTGAAGAAGGGCGGCCTGATATGCTTTCTTTTTTTGTTGTACTGGGGCTATTAATGGCGATCAACCTGGCTATAGAACCTAATAGCAGTGCGCTTGCTCTGGAGCCCATGGGTCAGATGGCCGGCATGGCTGCCTCTGTGTCCGGAACGATTTTCTTTTTTGTAGGAGCATCCCTGGGGGCTTTTATTAACCAGTTGATGAAGCATAGCGTTGCTCCATTGGTCATCAGCTTTTTTGTTTTTGGCAGCATCGGGTTATTGTTAGCAGGCACGGATAAAAGACGCGAGAAATATTCTTAA
- a CDS encoding KpsF/GutQ family sugar-phosphate isomerase, whose translation MSDNILQRARRTFLLEANALNDVGLLLDEAFEQSVQLIHNCNGRVVFSGIGKSALVAQKIVATFNSTGTPSIFMHAADALHGDLGMVQEKDIVVILSKSGYSPEIKALVPLIKNFGNKIIAIVGNKDSYLAQQADFILNTSVSQEACPNNLAPTSSTTVQMVMGDALAVCLMELKGFKDDDFAKFHPGGTLGKKLYLTVADVFTANEKPMVLETQSLKEVIVEITKRRLGVTAVVDEKGQLAGIITDGDLRRMLEKNTDIEQTVARDIMTKHPKTIDPAELAVSALDLMRRNAITQLAVVAGAEYQGIIHIHDLLKEGLI comes from the coding sequence ATGAGTGACAATATTTTACAACGGGCCCGACGTACCTTTCTTCTGGAGGCCAATGCGCTGAACGACGTGGGCTTATTGCTGGACGAAGCTTTTGAGCAATCAGTACAGTTGATTCACAATTGTAATGGCCGCGTGGTTTTCAGCGGTATTGGCAAAAGCGCATTGGTGGCGCAAAAGATTGTTGCTACATTTAACTCAACGGGAACCCCTTCTATTTTTATGCATGCTGCTGATGCATTGCATGGCGACCTGGGCATGGTACAGGAAAAGGATATTGTTGTAATTTTAAGTAAAAGCGGTTATAGCCCGGAAATAAAAGCCCTGGTACCGCTGATAAAAAACTTTGGGAACAAGATCATTGCGATTGTTGGCAATAAGGATTCCTACCTGGCACAGCAGGCCGATTTTATTTTAAATACCAGTGTTAGCCAGGAGGCTTGTCCGAATAACCTGGCGCCTACTTCCAGCACAACGGTGCAAATGGTTATGGGCGATGCGCTGGCGGTATGCCTGATGGAGCTGAAAGGGTTTAAAGACGACGATTTTGCAAAGTTTCACCCTGGAGGAACACTAGGTAAAAAACTATACCTGACAGTTGCGGATGTTTTTACAGCAAACGAAAAGCCCATGGTTCTTGAAACGCAATCGTTGAAAGAAGTGATTGTGGAGATTACAAAAAGAAGACTGGGGGTAACGGCGGTTGTAGATGAAAAAGGCCAACTGGCGGGTATTATAACGGATGGAGACCTCCGGCGGATGCTGGAAAAGAATACCGATATTGAACAAACCGTGGCGCGCGATATTATGACGAAACACCCTAAAACGATTGATCCGGCAGAGCTCGCTGTTTCTGCGCTGGACCTGATGCGCAGAAATGCCATAACGCAGTTGGCGGTAGTTGCCGGAGCAGAATACCAGGGCATTATACATATACATGATTTGTTAAAAGAAGGACTGATTTAA
- a CDS encoding mannose-1-phosphate guanylyltransferase, with the protein MSNRYVAIMAGGIGSRFWPKSRTNYPKQFLDILNTGKTLIQSTFHRYNKIVPAENIFVVTSDEYTDIVAEQLPDLPQENIVAEPFRKNTAPCIAYIAFKIFKKDPDAIMIAAPSDNLILEDDAFGETAENALQFVESVNALVTLGIKPRTPNTGYGYIQHDTMEAAPGIYKVKTFTEKPNLELAKVFVKSGDFLWNSGIFTWKVKNVLAAFEKFLPEVHEVFAAEIEKFNTPEEKKIIEEIYSQCPSISIDFGIMEKAPNVYVIPASFTWSDLGTWNSVYDNMNKDYFDNAVVGNEVMVYDTHNSVVHVPNDKLVLLQGLEDFIVVDTKDVLLICRKDKEQEIKDYVADVKRNKDEKYL; encoded by the coding sequence ATGAGTAACCGATATGTTGCAATAATGGCCGGAGGCATCGGAAGCCGGTTCTGGCCTAAAAGCAGAACCAATTATCCCAAACAGTTTTTAGATATCCTCAACACGGGTAAAACCCTTATCCAGTCTACTTTTCACCGGTATAATAAAATTGTTCCCGCCGAGAATATTTTTGTAGTTACTTCGGATGAGTATACAGATATCGTTGCGGAGCAATTACCGGATCTTCCACAGGAAAATATAGTTGCCGAGCCGTTTAGAAAGAATACAGCACCCTGCATTGCTTATATCGCGTTCAAGATCTTTAAAAAAGATCCCGATGCTATTATGATCGCGGCACCTTCCGATAATCTTATTTTAGAAGACGATGCTTTTGGGGAAACGGCAGAGAATGCGTTACAGTTTGTTGAATCGGTAAACGCACTGGTGACCCTGGGCATTAAACCCAGAACCCCTAATACGGGCTATGGCTATATTCAGCATGATACGATGGAGGCGGCGCCGGGTATTTATAAAGTAAAAACCTTTACAGAAAAGCCCAACCTGGAGCTGGCGAAGGTGTTTGTAAAAAGCGGAGATTTTCTTTGGAACTCCGGCATTTTTACCTGGAAGGTAAAAAACGTTCTGGCTGCATTTGAAAAATTTCTTCCGGAAGTGCACGAGGTTTTTGCTGCAGAAATTGAAAAATTTAATACGCCGGAGGAAAAAAAAATAATAGAAGAGATCTATTCGCAATGTCCGAGTATTTCCATCGATTTTGGCATTATGGAAAAAGCGCCGAATGTTTATGTGATCCCTGCTTCCTTTACCTGGAGCGATCTGGGCACCTGGAACAGTGTGTATGATAACATGAATAAGGATTATTTTGACAATGCCGTAGTGGGTAACGAGGTGATGGTTTATGACACCCACAACAGCGTGGTGCATGTACCCAATGATAAATTGGTGCTGTTACAGGGCCTGGAAGACTTTATTGTGGTGGACACCAAAGATGTTCTTTTAATTTGCAGGAAAGATAAGGAGCAGGAAATAAAAGATTATGTGGCAGATGTGAAAAGAAACAAAGATGAAAAATACCTTTAA
- the recQ gene encoding DNA helicase RecQ: protein MAVKSEKKAKEPATKRVKKTTSKLDLHGQLLKHFGFQKFKGNQEAIIESLLSGKDTFVIMPTGGGKSLCYQLPAVIMEGVAIIVSPLIALMKNQVDLVRGYNSNDEIAHFLNSTLNKKEIKEVHDDLLTGKTKLLYVAPETLTKQENLTFFSDLKISFFAVDEAHCISEWGHDFRPEYRRLREMMNQINPEAAVIALTATATPKVQSDIVKNLALKDANIFISSFNRDNLYYEIVPKVSKKQTNESMVRFIKGMKNKSGIIYTLNRKTTEELADILMANGIKAVAYHAGLDSKLRAERQDQFLNEDVQVIVATIAFGMGIDKPDIRFVIHYNISKSIENYYQETGRAGRDGLEGKCLLYYSHKDVSKLEHLMRDKPLSEREVGAQLINETVAFAESGVCRRKVILSYFGEQYTVENCGLCDNCRHPKERMEAKAEAVLVLKTIMELDERFAADYTVNILIGKLTPQVKMFRHEGLTNFGAGKGQDSLFWNSLIRQLLLEGLLKKDIEEYGVLKLTPAGTAFLKKPKAFPVVLNNKFEEAWDDDEAAGDEGNSVATDERLFEMLKELRQKEAKKKSLPPFVIFLENSLLDMATLYPTTTAELEKCQGVSKGKAIRYGKPFVELISRYVEDNNIEKPDDFVMKSVVNKSGNKVYIIQQTDKKIPLETIAKNKSWQMNELLEEMETIAASGTKLNLGYAIDEMLDEEEQDEIIEYFKGCETSSLQLAQEELADYDFNWEQLKIMRIKFLSEFGM from the coding sequence ATGGCAGTGAAAAGTGAAAAGAAAGCAAAAGAACCAGCAACTAAACGTGTAAAAAAAACAACCTCAAAATTAGATCTGCACGGACAGTTGCTAAAACACTTTGGCTTTCAAAAATTTAAAGGAAACCAGGAAGCCATTATTGAATCGTTGTTATCCGGTAAAGATACCTTTGTTATTATGCCCACTGGCGGCGGCAAAAGCCTTTGTTATCAGTTACCTGCAGTAATTATGGAGGGTGTGGCAATAATTGTTTCACCATTGATCGCGTTAATGAAAAACCAGGTGGACCTGGTACGGGGATACAACAGTAACGATGAAATTGCGCATTTCTTAAACTCGACCTTAAATAAGAAAGAAATAAAAGAGGTCCATGACGACCTGTTAACCGGTAAAACGAAATTATTATATGTAGCGCCGGAAACACTTACCAAACAGGAAAACCTTACTTTTTTCAGCGATCTGAAGATCTCCTTTTTCGCCGTGGATGAAGCACATTGTATTTCCGAATGGGGGCACGATTTCCGGCCGGAATACCGCCGCCTGCGGGAAATGATGAACCAGATCAACCCCGAAGCTGCCGTAATTGCGTTAACCGCAACCGCCACACCAAAGGTCCAAAGCGATATTGTAAAAAACCTGGCGCTGAAAGATGCCAATATTTTTATTTCCTCCTTTAACCGCGATAATCTTTATTATGAGATCGTACCAAAAGTGAGCAAGAAGCAAACCAACGAAAGCATGGTGCGGTTCATAAAAGGAATGAAAAACAAAAGTGGTATCATTTATACGCTAAACCGGAAAACTACGGAAGAGCTGGCCGACATCCTGATGGCCAACGGCATTAAAGCGGTGGCCTACCATGCCGGGCTGGACAGCAAGTTGCGTGCAGAGCGGCAGGACCAGTTTTTGAATGAAGACGTTCAGGTTATCGTTGCCACGATCGCTTTTGGAATGGGGATCGACAAGCCGGATATCCGCTTTGTAATCCACTATAATATCTCTAAATCCATCGAGAATTATTACCAGGAAACAGGGCGCGCGGGGCGCGATGGATTGGAAGGAAAATGTTTGTTGTATTATTCACATAAAGACGTAAGCAAGCTGGAACACCTGATGCGCGATAAGCCACTGAGCGAGCGGGAGGTAGGAGCACAGTTGATTAACGAAACGGTGGCCTTCGCTGAAAGTGGTGTGTGCCGCCGCAAAGTGATCCTTAGTTATTTTGGCGAGCAATATACGGTAGAAAACTGCGGGCTTTGCGATAATTGCCGCCATCCCAAAGAGCGCATGGAAGCCAAGGCGGAAGCAGTGTTGGTGCTAAAAACTATTATGGAACTGGATGAGCGCTTTGCTGCTGATTATACAGTAAATATCCTCATCGGTAAGTTAACGCCACAGGTAAAAATGTTTCGTCACGAGGGGCTTACCAATTTTGGGGCGGGGAAAGGGCAGGATTCGTTGTTTTGGAATTCGCTGATACGGCAGCTATTGCTGGAAGGGTTGCTCAAAAAAGATATTGAGGAATACGGCGTGTTGAAATTGACTCCGGCGGGTACCGCATTCCTTAAAAAACCAAAGGCATTTCCCGTTGTGCTCAATAATAAATTTGAAGAGGCATGGGATGATGATGAGGCCGCGGGCGATGAAGGTAATTCTGTGGCAACGGATGAACGGCTATTTGAAATGCTAAAGGAATTGCGTCAGAAAGAAGCGAAGAAAAAAAGCCTGCCGCCCTTCGTTATTTTCCTTGAAAACTCGCTGCTGGATATGGCAACGCTTTACCCCACCACAACCGCAGAACTGGAAAAGTGCCAGGGAGTGAGCAAGGGCAAAGCCATTCGTTACGGAAAACCTTTTGTGGAGCTGATTTCCCGGTATGTAGAGGATAATAATATTGAGAAGCCGGATGATTTTGTGATGAAGAGTGTTGTAAATAAAAGTGGAAACAAGGTTTATATCATTCAGCAAACCGATAAGAAAATTCCGCTGGAAACCATCGCGAAAAATAAAAGCTGGCAGATGAACGAACTGTTGGAGGAAATGGAAACCATTGCTGCCAGCGGCACCAAACTAAACCTGGGCTACGCAATAGATGAAATGCTGGATGAAGAAGAACAGGATGAGATCATCGAATATTTTAAAGGCTGCGAAACCTCTTCCCTGCAACTGGCCCAGGAAGAACTGGCCGACTATGATTTTAACTGGGAGCAGTTAAAGATCATGCGGATCAAGTTTTTGAGTGAATTTGGGATGTAA
- a CDS encoding RidA family protein → MRQNFSSGAVWEDIVGYSRAVKVGNLIEVSGTVATDEKNNIVGPGDAYAQTYYILEKIEKVLIAAEATMKDVIRTRMFVTDISRWQEYGKAHGAWFKDIRPCTSMIEVSRLIDVEYLIEIEATAILPVVENT, encoded by the coding sequence ATGCGACAAAATTTTTCATCGGGAGCCGTTTGGGAAGATATTGTAGGATACAGCCGTGCGGTTAAAGTGGGCAATTTGATTGAGGTAAGCGGCACGGTTGCAACGGATGAAAAGAATAATATTGTAGGCCCGGGGGATGCCTATGCACAAACGTATTATATCCTGGAAAAGATAGAAAAAGTGTTGATAGCTGCAGAAGCCACAATGAAAGATGTTATACGCACAAGAATGTTTGTTACCGATATCAGCCGCTGGCAGGAATACGGGAAGGCGCATGGAGCCTGGTTTAAAGACATAAGACCCTGTACCTCCATGATAGAAGTAAGCCGTCTTATTGATGTGGAATATTTAATAGAAATAGAAGCGACTGCTATTTTACCGGTTGTTGAAAATACCTGA
- a CDS encoding DUF2490 domain-containing protein — MFSRILLVTIALVCITRGIAQNQTPEHLSGFMTTSGTYKFSPKWMAYAELQARSIEKFRTIDYYEVKGGAGYNINDNNQAFAGMGRYATYKEKSLTQEELRLWLQYTFSHYISRIDLDHRLRAEERFFHYPKTGEKVTDQRYRYRLSTTLPINKKRVVAQTFFVNAFDEVFFGPNANAFKRNRVYAGAGYQFNRNVGMTTGYLWQRELSPGGNRSLHFVQLAVNFVIDRWSAKDKRIFVPVAD, encoded by the coding sequence ATGTTCTCGAGAATTTTATTAGTCACGATTGCTCTTGTATGTATTACCCGCGGTATTGCTCAAAACCAAACCCCCGAACATCTTTCCGGATTTATGACCACATCCGGAACGTATAAGTTTTCTCCAAAATGGATGGCTTATGCCGAGCTGCAGGCCCGATCTATTGAAAAATTCCGGACTATCGATTATTATGAAGTGAAAGGAGGCGCCGGTTATAATATTAACGACAACAACCAGGCGTTTGCCGGAATGGGGCGTTATGCTACCTACAAAGAAAAAAGTCTTACCCAGGAAGAGCTCCGGTTATGGCTGCAATATACGTTCAGTCATTATATTTCAAGGATCGACCTGGATCACCGGCTCAGAGCTGAAGAACGTTTTTTTCATTATCCAAAAACAGGCGAAAAAGTTACGGACCAACGCTACCGGTACCGTCTTAGCACTACGTTGCCCATTAATAAAAAAAGGGTTGTGGCCCAAACCTTTTTTGTAAATGCTTTTGATGAGGTTTTTTTTGGTCCTAATGCAAATGCATTTAAACGGAACCGGGTTTATGCAGGCGCGGGTTACCAGTTTAACCGGAATGTTGGTATGACAACCGGCTACCTGTGGCAACGGGAGCTTTCCCCCGGCGGAAACCGGAGTCTGCATTTTGTCCAACTGGCGGTGAACTTTGTTATAGACCGATGGTCCGCAAAAGACAAGCGTATTTTTGTGCCGGTTGCAGATTAG